One genomic segment of Agromyces intestinalis includes these proteins:
- a CDS encoding molybdopterin oxidoreductase family protein yields the protein MPRTAAATHCPYCALQCAMTLTPVAPVAGVASDASAAPVTVAGRDFPTNRGGLCRKGWTSAELLRSPGRLTAPLVRGDDGELHEASWDDALDLVATRLRGIRSSHGADAVGVFGGGGLTNEKAYLLGKFARLALGTSRIDYNGRYCMSSAAAAGNRAFGVDRGLPFPLEDLDDADTILLLGTNVGETMPPFIGHLAGAQAAGGLVVVDPRRTATAKLTDEGRGLHIQPVPGTDLPLLLGLIHLVIAERLIDVDYVEQRTVGFDAVRRSVAQWWPERVQSVTGVAALTLRRLARRLAAGGGTYILTGRGVEQHVDGTDTATAAINLALLLGLPGRAGSGYGTLTGQGNGQGGREHGQKCDQLPGYRKITDPAARAHVAGVWGVDPDVIPGPGVPAVELLHSLGRPDGVRALMVHGSNLVVSSPNVAAVREGLARLDLLVVCDFFLSETGALADVVLPITQWAEEEGTMTSLEGRVIRRRRALTPPDGVRDELWVLAELARRLDCTATFDTDPEQVFDELRRASEGGIADYSGIDYAMLDRGEAAYWPYPRGGSGTPRLFADRFAHDDGLARLVAVSVRGSARPRPGSGELELITGRLLEHYQSGAQTRRVPELLEARPEALATMHPATALRLGIADGALVELANRNGTVRCRARLSTDVRPDAVFLPFHYGDVQAANLLIGDAVDPISSMPEFKTGVVRVTPLDPIALDPHPELDVLSEVTA from the coding sequence ATGCCTCGAACCGCCGCCGCCACGCACTGCCCGTACTGCGCGCTCCAGTGCGCGATGACCCTCACGCCCGTTGCGCCGGTCGCGGGCGTCGCGTCGGACGCCTCGGCCGCACCGGTGACCGTGGCCGGCCGCGACTTCCCGACCAACCGCGGCGGCCTCTGCCGCAAGGGGTGGACGTCGGCCGAGCTGCTGCGCTCGCCCGGCCGGCTCACCGCTCCGCTCGTCCGCGGCGACGACGGCGAGTTGCACGAGGCGAGTTGGGACGACGCGCTCGACCTCGTCGCGACGCGGCTGCGCGGCATCCGGTCATCGCACGGCGCGGACGCGGTCGGCGTGTTCGGCGGCGGCGGGCTCACGAACGAGAAGGCCTACCTGCTCGGCAAGTTCGCGAGGCTCGCGCTCGGCACGAGCCGGATCGACTACAACGGGCGGTACTGCATGTCGTCGGCGGCCGCGGCGGGCAATCGCGCGTTCGGGGTCGACCGCGGGCTGCCGTTCCCGCTCGAGGACCTCGATGACGCCGACACCATCCTGCTGCTCGGCACCAACGTCGGCGAAACGATGCCGCCGTTCATCGGTCACCTCGCCGGCGCGCAGGCAGCGGGCGGGCTCGTAGTGGTCGACCCGCGGCGCACCGCGACCGCCAAGCTCACCGACGAGGGCCGCGGCCTGCACATCCAGCCGGTTCCCGGCACCGACCTGCCGCTGCTGCTCGGCCTCATCCACCTCGTGATCGCCGAGCGCCTCATCGACGTCGACTACGTGGAGCAGCGCACCGTGGGGTTCGACGCCGTGCGGCGCAGCGTCGCCCAGTGGTGGCCCGAGCGCGTGCAGTCGGTGACCGGGGTCGCGGCCCTGACCCTGCGCCGGCTCGCCCGAAGGCTCGCCGCGGGCGGCGGCACCTACATTCTCACCGGGCGCGGCGTCGAGCAGCACGTCGACGGCACCGACACGGCGACGGCCGCCATCAACCTGGCGCTGCTGCTGGGCCTGCCCGGTCGCGCAGGCAGCGGCTACGGTACGCTCACCGGCCAGGGCAACGGGCAGGGCGGGCGGGAGCACGGCCAGAAGTGCGACCAGTTGCCCGGGTATCGCAAGATCACCGACCCGGCCGCGCGCGCGCATGTCGCCGGCGTGTGGGGCGTCGACCCCGACGTGATTCCCGGCCCCGGCGTGCCCGCCGTCGAGCTGCTGCACTCCCTCGGCCGGCCCGACGGCGTGCGCGCGCTCATGGTGCACGGGTCGAACCTCGTGGTCTCGTCGCCGAACGTCGCCGCAGTGCGGGAAGGACTCGCTCGGCTCGACCTGCTCGTCGTGTGCGACTTCTTCCTGTCGGAGACCGGCGCACTCGCCGACGTCGTGCTGCCGATCACGCAGTGGGCCGAGGAGGAAGGCACCATGACCTCGCTCGAAGGGCGGGTCATCCGCCGTCGCCGCGCCCTGACGCCGCCCGACGGCGTGCGCGACGAGCTCTGGGTCCTCGCCGAGCTCGCCCGCCGGCTCGACTGCACGGCCACGTTCGACACCGACCCCGAGCAGGTCTTCGACGAGCTGCGCCGCGCCTCCGAGGGCGGCATCGCCGACTACTCGGGCATCGACTACGCCATGCTCGACCGCGGCGAGGCCGCCTACTGGCCGTACCCGCGCGGCGGGTCGGGCACGCCGCGGCTCTTCGCCGACCGATTCGCGCACGACGACGGGCTGGCGCGCCTCGTCGCCGTGTCGGTGCGCGGGTCCGCCCGGCCACGGCCCGGCTCCGGCGAGCTCGAGCTCATCACCGGCCGACTGCTCGAGCACTACCAGAGCGGCGCGCAGACCCGGCGGGTGCCCGAGCTGCTGGAGGCCCGCCCCGAGGCGCTCGCCACGATGCATCCCGCGACCGCCCTGCGCCTCGGCATCGCCGACGGGGCGCTCGTCGAGCTCGCGAACCGCAACGGCACCGTGCGCTGCCGGGCCCGGCTCAGCACCGATGTGCGCCCCGACGCGGTGTTCCTGCCG
- a CDS encoding MFS transporter gives MVTDTAPPNLAPAAPAETASAAPALTSRPGRWIDGWDPEHPAQWQQQGRAIARRNLRWSIFAEFLGFVVWQLWSIVAVMLPAAGFDLDTGQLFWLISIPSLVGATLRIPYSFLVPKFGGRNWTIISAALLLAPTIALAVCVSNPETPFGVLLAAAALAGFGGGNFASSMSNITYFFPQREKGWALGLNAAGGNLGASVAQFVVPIVVTIGAGATLNLPLAGWIWVPFILLAMFGAARSMDNLSNAKADFAGSAAALREPHLWLLSLLYIGTFGSFIGFASVFPKLIADQFPEFSAIAVGGASVSLAFLGALVGSLARPYGGRLADRFGGARITMLAFATMGAIALGVLVTLPLGDFWLFLGCFLLLFAAAGIGNGSTYRMVPVVFALRGGGTGDVSAQRKSAAALGLISAIGAFGGFLIPQALNLSFQATGGYAGAFLGFVASYAVLLVLTWVVYVRSGRLGAHRI, from the coding sequence ATCGTGACCGACACCGCTCCCCCGAACCTCGCACCCGCCGCACCCGCCGAGACCGCATCGGCGGCCCCCGCACTCACTTCCCGCCCCGGGCGGTGGATCGATGGCTGGGACCCCGAGCACCCCGCGCAGTGGCAGCAGCAGGGCCGTGCGATCGCGCGACGCAACCTGCGCTGGTCGATCTTCGCCGAGTTCCTCGGGTTCGTCGTGTGGCAGCTCTGGAGCATCGTCGCGGTCATGCTGCCGGCGGCGGGCTTCGACCTCGACACCGGGCAGCTCTTCTGGCTCATCTCGATCCCGAGCCTCGTCGGGGCGACCCTGCGCATTCCCTACTCGTTCCTCGTGCCGAAGTTCGGCGGCCGCAACTGGACGATCATCTCGGCGGCGCTGCTGCTCGCGCCGACCATCGCGCTCGCGGTGTGCGTGTCGAACCCCGAGACGCCGTTCGGCGTGCTGCTCGCGGCCGCCGCGCTCGCGGGCTTCGGCGGTGGCAACTTCGCGAGTTCGATGTCGAACATCACGTACTTCTTCCCCCAGCGCGAGAAGGGGTGGGCACTCGGCCTCAACGCCGCGGGCGGCAACCTCGGCGCCTCGGTCGCGCAGTTCGTGGTGCCGATCGTGGTGACGATCGGAGCGGGAGCGACGCTGAACCTGCCGCTCGCCGGCTGGATCTGGGTGCCGTTCATCCTGCTGGCGATGTTCGGCGCGGCCCGGTCGATGGACAACCTCTCGAACGCGAAGGCCGACTTCGCGGGTTCGGCGGCGGCGCTGCGCGAACCGCACCTGTGGCTGCTCTCGCTGCTGTACATCGGCACGTTCGGGTCGTTCATCGGGTTCGCGAGCGTGTTCCCGAAGCTCATCGCCGATCAGTTCCCCGAGTTCTCGGCCATCGCCGTCGGCGGCGCCTCGGTCTCGCTGGCCTTCCTGGGCGCGCTCGTCGGCTCACTCGCCCGGCCGTACGGCGGCCGGCTCGCCGACCGTTTCGGCGGAGCGCGCATCACGATGCTCGCGTTCGCGACCATGGGCGCGATCGCGCTCGGTGTGCTGGTCACGCTGCCGCTCGGCGACTTCTGGCTGTTCCTCGGATGCTTCCTGCTGCTGTTCGCCGCAGCGGGCATCGGCAACGGCTCGACGTACCGGATGGTGCCGGTGGTGTTCGCGCTGCGCGGCGGCGGCACGGGCGACGTGTCGGCGCAGCGCAAGTCGGCCGCGGCGCTCGGCCTGATCTCGGCGATCGGCGCCTTCGGCGGGTTCCTCATCCCCCAAGCGCTGAACCTCTCATTCCAGGCGACGGGCGGATACGCGGGCGCGTTCCTCGGCTTCGTCGCGAGCTACGCGGTGCTGCTCGTGCTGACCTGGGTCGTCTACGTGCGCTCGGGCCGGCTCGGCGCGCACCGGATCTGA
- a CDS encoding uroporphyrinogen-III synthase: protein MSDLGEPVLGFRPDQLEGFRIGVTSDRRSADLIDAFERRGAQVLHAPTLRIANAQNDGSVIADTRAIIEDPPDVLLATTAYGIRRWFEVADAAGLGHELVDVLGRADILVRGPKARGSIRATGLDDAGMSERETTESLVDLVLAHRPEASVIAVQLHGELRPAELDRLRTAHRRVLTVEPYRWAAPDDTDERVGRMIEAICAHRLDCVTFTSAPAVHALLAAADDRGRTVELLDALHGPVLAAAVGPVTAAPLAELGVETIQPERFRMGALVRLVCEHLEQSRVMRLDTRHGRLELRGGVVEVDGRRVALAPAGLGILRSLVAAGGSVVPRERLATALPGSNDPHALEMAMSRLRQSLGTPGVIATVVKRGYRVDV, encoded by the coding sequence GTGAGCGACCTCGGCGAACCGGTGCTGGGCTTCCGCCCCGACCAGCTCGAGGGGTTCCGCATCGGCGTCACCAGCGACCGACGCTCGGCCGATCTGATCGACGCGTTCGAGCGTCGGGGCGCGCAAGTGCTGCACGCTCCGACACTGCGCATCGCCAACGCGCAGAACGACGGGTCGGTCATCGCCGACACCCGCGCGATCATCGAGGACCCGCCCGACGTGCTGCTGGCGACCACCGCGTACGGCATCCGACGGTGGTTCGAGGTCGCCGACGCCGCGGGCCTCGGCCACGAACTCGTCGATGTGCTCGGGCGCGCGGACATCCTCGTCCGCGGGCCGAAGGCCCGCGGAAGCATCCGTGCCACCGGCCTCGACGACGCCGGGATGAGCGAGCGCGAGACGACCGAGTCGCTCGTCGACCTCGTCCTCGCGCACCGCCCCGAGGCATCCGTGATCGCCGTGCAGCTGCATGGCGAGCTGCGACCCGCTGAGCTCGACCGGCTGCGCACCGCTCACCGTCGCGTGCTCACCGTGGAGCCCTACCGGTGGGCCGCACCCGATGACACCGACGAGCGCGTCGGCCGCATGATCGAGGCGATCTGCGCCCACCGGCTCGACTGCGTGACCTTCACGAGCGCACCGGCGGTGCACGCGTTGCTCGCGGCAGCCGACGATCGTGGCCGCACGGTCGAACTGCTCGACGCGCTGCACGGGCCCGTCCTCGCCGCCGCGGTCGGCCCGGTGACGGCCGCGCCGCTCGCGGAGCTCGGCGTCGAGACCATCCAGCCCGAGCGGTTCCGCATGGGGGCCCTCGTGCGCCTGGTCTGCGAACACCTCGAGCAGAGCCGGGTGATGCGCCTCGACACCCGGCATGGCCGGCTCGAGCTGCGCGGCGGCGTGGTCGAGGTCGACGGCCGGCGGGTCGCACTCGCGCCCGCCGGGCTCGGCATCCTGCGCTCGCTCGTCGCGGCCGGCGGCTCGGTGGTGCCCCGCGAGCGCCTCGCCACCGCGCTGCCCGGCTCGAACGACCCGCACGCGCTCGAGATGGCGATGAGCCGGCTCCGGCAGTCGCTCGGCACCCCCGGCGTGATCGCGACCGTGGTCAAGCGCGGGTACCGGGTCGACGTGTGA
- the cobA gene encoding uroporphyrinogen-III C-methyltransferase, producing MSAAAPAGRVTLVGGGPGDPDLLTVRAVRALADADVVLYDRLAPHTTLAELAPRATLIDVGKRPGHHAVPQHEIDALLVEHARTGAHVVRLKGGDPYVFGRGGEEVLACRAAGIPVTVVPGVSSAVAVPSAAGIPLTHRGVSHLFTVVSGHAPLTDDELDRLAGLGGTIVVLMGVNTLPSLAAGLLRHGLDRTTPVAIVERGTRPDQRTTIAPLDGIVVAAGIAHAASPAVIVIGEVVGLASAGEAHALATIDRAGALGVEP from the coding sequence GTGAGCGCCGCCGCGCCGGCCGGCCGCGTCACCCTCGTCGGCGGCGGCCCGGGCGACCCCGACCTGCTCACCGTGCGCGCCGTGCGAGCGCTCGCCGACGCCGACGTGGTGCTCTACGACCGCCTGGCCCCGCACACGACGCTCGCCGAGCTCGCGCCCCGCGCCACGCTCATCGATGTCGGCAAGCGCCCCGGACACCACGCGGTGCCGCAGCACGAGATCGACGCGCTGCTCGTCGAACACGCCCGCACCGGCGCGCACGTGGTGCGACTGAAGGGCGGCGACCCCTACGTGTTCGGCCGTGGCGGCGAGGAGGTGCTCGCCTGCCGCGCCGCGGGCATCCCCGTGACGGTCGTACCCGGTGTGTCCAGCGCGGTCGCCGTGCCGTCGGCCGCGGGGATCCCCCTCACCCACCGCGGCGTCAGCCACCTGTTCACGGTCGTCTCGGGGCACGCGCCCCTCACCGACGACGAGCTCGACCGGCTCGCCGGCCTCGGCGGCACCATCGTCGTGCTGATGGGCGTGAACACGCTGCCCTCGCTGGCCGCAGGGCTTCTTCGCCACGGGCTCGACCGCACGACGCCGGTCGCGATCGTCGAGCGCGGTACGCGCCCCGACCAGCGCACCACGATCGCTCCGCTCGACGGCATCGTCGTGGCCGCCGGCATCGCGCACGCGGCATCCCCCGCCGTCATCGTGATCGGCGAGGTCGTCGGCCTCGCGTCTGCCGGTGAAGCCCACGCGCTCGCGACCATCGATCGCGCCGGCGCACTGGGAGTCGAGCCGTGA
- the nirB gene encoding nitrite reductase large subunit NirB, with amino-acid sequence MSDPATAPDSRVRDVLVVGAGPAAHRLADSLHARDTDRSLRVTVVGEEPWHPYDRVALSTRLAGEVDLTLQPTTMWDDEHVRLVVGERIEAVDPAARTATTDAGRVLHWDELVLATGSSAPVPDLPGAEHARVYRTIDDVDALVAEIAEIAHDRGRPARVVVAGGGLLGLEAAGGLARLGAEAAIVHSGRWLMSAQLDEGAGRALGRLISAQGLALHLGTRPAAIEVEGGRATGVLLGDGNLVDADVVVFAIGIRPRDELGRALGLELGERGGVAIDRTCRSSAANIWAIGEVASFEGRCTGLVAPANAMAEVVADRLLGGSAEFSDVDDATKLKLSGVDVASFGDALAATVGALEVVYADPARGLYQKLVVTDDAKTLLGGIFVGDAEPYASLRPLLGTTLSAEPAAYLSAAGAEPPAGDELPDAALVCACNNVTAGTIRGAVHGPDGCTELGALKTCTRAGTQCGSCVPLVKKLLEGELRKTGVAISRALCEHIPISRQELFDSVRVLGLTSFDDIMARLGTGRGCDVCKPAIASILAAEHGSYILDAGRGTLQDTNDRAMANMQKDGTYSVVPRIPAGEITPDKLAVIAEVAMEFGLYTKITGGQRIDLFGARLDQLPDIWKRLVDAGFESGQAYGKALRNVKSCVGSTWCRYGVQDSVGMAIRLELRYRGLRSPHKLKFGVSGCARECAEARGKDVGVIATETGWNLYVGGNGGFQPAHAQLLASDLDDETLIRYIDRYLMYYIRTADRLQRTARWIEDLDGGLDHVREVVVEDSLGLAEELEAAVARHVGGYEDEWAATLADPERLRRFRAFVNEPSAAPQLARVRERGQLRPATPEEQARGEAVLVAGPTIPVRGSDA; translated from the coding sequence ATGTCCGATCCCGCCACCGCGCCCGATTCCCGCGTCCGCGACGTCCTGGTCGTGGGTGCCGGGCCGGCTGCGCACCGGCTCGCCGACAGCCTGCACGCGCGTGACACCGACCGGTCGCTCCGGGTCACCGTGGTCGGCGAGGAGCCCTGGCATCCATACGATCGGGTCGCGCTCAGCACGCGCCTGGCCGGCGAGGTCGACCTCACGCTCCAGCCCACGACGATGTGGGACGACGAGCATGTGCGCCTCGTCGTCGGCGAGCGGATCGAAGCCGTCGACCCCGCCGCCCGCACCGCGACGACCGACGCCGGCCGGGTCCTGCACTGGGACGAGCTGGTGCTGGCGACCGGCTCGTCGGCACCGGTGCCCGACTTGCCGGGTGCCGAGCACGCCCGCGTCTACCGCACGATCGACGACGTCGACGCGCTCGTCGCCGAGATCGCCGAGATCGCCCATGACCGGGGCCGGCCGGCGCGCGTCGTGGTGGCGGGCGGCGGCCTGCTCGGCCTCGAGGCCGCCGGCGGGCTCGCCCGGCTCGGCGCGGAGGCCGCGATCGTGCACTCGGGGCGCTGGCTGATGTCGGCCCAGCTCGACGAGGGCGCAGGGCGCGCCCTCGGTCGGCTCATCTCGGCGCAGGGACTCGCGCTGCACCTGGGCACCCGGCCCGCCGCGATCGAGGTCGAGGGCGGGCGGGCCACGGGCGTGCTGCTCGGCGACGGCAACCTCGTCGACGCCGATGTCGTCGTGTTCGCGATCGGCATCCGCCCGCGCGACGAGCTGGGTCGCGCGCTCGGCCTCGAGCTCGGCGAACGCGGCGGCGTCGCGATCGACCGCACGTGCCGCTCCTCGGCTGCGAACATCTGGGCGATCGGCGAGGTCGCCAGCTTCGAGGGCCGTTGTACGGGCCTTGTCGCACCCGCGAACGCCATGGCCGAGGTGGTCGCCGACCGGCTGCTCGGCGGCAGCGCCGAGTTCTCGGACGTCGACGACGCCACCAAGCTGAAGCTGTCGGGGGTGGATGTCGCGAGCTTCGGCGACGCGCTCGCGGCCACCGTCGGCGCACTCGAGGTGGTCTACGCCGACCCGGCCCGCGGGCTCTACCAGAAGCTCGTCGTCACCGACGACGCGAAGACCCTGCTCGGCGGCATCTTCGTCGGCGACGCCGAACCCTACGCGTCGCTGCGCCCGCTGCTCGGCACGACGCTCTCGGCCGAGCCGGCGGCCTACCTCTCGGCGGCGGGCGCCGAACCTCCCGCGGGCGACGAGCTGCCCGACGCGGCGCTGGTGTGCGCGTGCAACAACGTGACCGCGGGGACGATCCGCGGGGCCGTGCACGGACCCGACGGGTGCACCGAGCTCGGTGCGCTGAAGACCTGCACCCGTGCCGGCACCCAGTGCGGCTCGTGCGTGCCGCTCGTGAAGAAGCTCCTCGAGGGCGAGCTGCGCAAGACCGGCGTCGCCATCTCGCGGGCGCTCTGCGAGCACATCCCGATCTCGCGTCAGGAGCTGTTCGACTCGGTTCGGGTGCTGGGCCTCACGAGCTTCGACGACATCATGGCTCGGCTCGGCACCGGGCGCGGCTGCGATGTCTGCAAGCCCGCGATCGCCTCGATCCTGGCCGCCGAGCACGGCAGCTACATCCTCGACGCCGGTCGCGGCACCCTGCAGGACACCAACGACCGCGCGATGGCGAACATGCAGAAGGACGGCACCTACTCGGTGGTGCCGCGCATCCCGGCCGGCGAGATCACGCCGGACAAGCTCGCGGTGATCGCCGAGGTCGCGATGGAGTTCGGCCTGTACACGAAGATCACCGGCGGCCAGCGCATCGATCTGTTCGGCGCCCGACTCGACCAACTCCCCGACATCTGGAAGCGGCTCGTCGACGCGGGCTTCGAGTCGGGGCAGGCGTACGGCAAGGCGCTGCGCAACGTGAAGAGCTGCGTGGGGTCGACGTGGTGCCGGTACGGCGTGCAGGACTCGGTCGGGATGGCGATCCGGCTCGAGCTGCGGTACCGCGGACTGCGATCGCCGCACAAGCTGAAGTTCGGCGTTTCCGGCTGCGCCCGGGAGTGCGCCGAGGCGCGGGGCAAGGACGTGGGCGTCATCGCGACCGAGACGGGGTGGAACCTCTACGTGGGCGGCAACGGCGGGTTCCAGCCCGCGCACGCCCAGCTGCTCGCGAGCGACCTCGACGACGAGACACTGATCCGGTACATCGACCGCTACCTGATGTACTACATCCGCACCGCCGACCGGTTGCAGCGCACCGCGCGGTGGATTGAAGACCTCGATGGCGGCCTCGATCACGTGCGCGAGGTCGTCGTCGAGGACTCGCTCGGCCTCGCCGAGGAGCTCGAGGCGGCGGTCGCGCGGCATGTCGGCGGATACGAGGACGAGTGGGCCGCGACGCTGGCCGACCCCGAGCGGCTGCGGCGGTTCCGCGCGTTCGTGAACGAGCCGAGCGCTGCTCCGCAGCTCGCGCGGGTGCGCGAACGCGGTCAACTGCGTCCCGCCACGCCCGAGGAGCAGGCACGCGGCGAGGCGGTGCTCGTCGCCGGGCCCACCATCCCCGTGCGCGGGAGCGACGCGTGA
- the nirD gene encoding nitrite reductase small subunit NirD codes for MTILLDTTWRTVCAVDDLEPNWGEAALLGDRQVAIVLVSEDEVYAIDHHDPHSGAPVMARGIVGSRGDRPTIASPLHKEVYDLGTGECFTDPSLVLRTYRTRVVGGSIEVELAS; via the coding sequence ATGACGATCCTGCTCGACACGACCTGGCGCACGGTCTGCGCCGTCGACGACCTGGAGCCGAACTGGGGCGAGGCGGCACTGCTCGGCGACCGGCAGGTGGCGATCGTGCTCGTCTCGGAGGACGAGGTCTACGCCATCGACCACCACGACCCGCACTCGGGCGCGCCCGTGATGGCGAGGGGCATCGTCGGCTCGCGCGGCGACCGACCGACCATCGCCTCGCCGCTGCACAAGGAGGTCTACGACCTCGGCACGGGAGAGTGCTTCACCGATCCGTCGCTCGTGCTGCGGACCTACCGCACGCGCGTGGTCGGCGGCTCGATCGAGGTGGAGCTCGCGTCGTGA
- a CDS encoding sirohydrochlorin chelatase: protein MTGVLVAASHGTSSPAGQRAVAGLVDAVRAVAPCHVAAAFVDVEQPDVPTALDALGESALSTAPTVVVPLLLSAGYHVHVDLAEATAEHPAARLAGALGPDPRLADVLAERLAEVGLGPDDGLVLAAAGSSDAAAVVDCRRTAALLADRLGRPVRIGFLSAAEPSVADAVRRERAARPGARVVVAAYLLAPGYFHDLACAQGGDVVTAPLLDDRPADARLVDVVLDRHAEALRSRAAA, encoded by the coding sequence GTGACGGGGGTGCTCGTCGCCGCCTCGCACGGCACGTCCTCGCCGGCAGGGCAGCGCGCCGTCGCGGGGCTCGTCGACGCCGTGCGAGCGGTCGCGCCGTGCCACGTCGCAGCGGCCTTCGTCGACGTCGAGCAGCCCGACGTGCCCACGGCGCTCGACGCGCTGGGCGAGTCTGCGCTCTCGACCGCCCCGACCGTCGTCGTGCCGCTGCTGCTGTCGGCGGGCTATCACGTGCACGTCGACCTCGCCGAGGCCACTGCGGAGCATCCCGCCGCGAGGCTCGCCGGCGCCCTCGGGCCCGACCCGCGGCTGGCCGACGTGCTCGCCGAACGGCTCGCCGAGGTCGGCCTTGGCCCCGACGACGGCCTCGTGCTCGCGGCGGCCGGCTCGAGCGACGCAGCAGCGGTCGTCGACTGTCGCCGAACGGCTGCGCTGCTCGCCGACCGGCTCGGCCGGCCGGTGCGCATCGGTTTCCTCTCGGCCGCCGAGCCGAGCGTCGCCGACGCGGTGCGCCGCGAGCGCGCCGCACGGCCGGGTGCCCGGGTGGTCGTCGCGGCCTACCTGCTCGCGCCCGGGTACTTCCACGACCTGGCGTGCGCGCAGGGCGGCGATGTCGTCACCGCGCCGTTGCTCGACGACCGACCGGCCGACGCGCGGCTGGTCGACGTCGTACTCGATCGGCACGCCGAGGCGCTGCGGTCGCGTGCGGCTGCCTGA
- the map gene encoding type I methionyl aminopeptidase yields the protein MIELRTPAEIDEMRPAGRFVASVLEATAAAAKVGVNLLELDAIAHELIRKAGAESCYIDYHPSFGASPFGKVICTSVNDAVLHGLPFDYTLKDGDLLSLDFAASVNGWVSDSAISLVVGTPRDADLRLIETTERALAAGIAAATVGNRIGDISRAIADVARAQGYSINTDFGGHGVGRTMHGDPHVPNNGRPGRGMPLKPGLVIAIEPWFLETTDRIFTDPDGWTLRSADGSRGAHSEHTVAITEQGPVVLTQRSS from the coding sequence GTGATCGAACTGAGGACCCCCGCCGAGATCGACGAGATGCGCCCCGCCGGCCGCTTCGTCGCGAGCGTGCTCGAGGCCACCGCTGCCGCCGCGAAGGTGGGCGTGAACCTGCTCGAGCTCGACGCCATCGCGCACGAGCTGATCCGCAAGGCCGGCGCCGAGAGCTGCTACATCGACTACCACCCGTCGTTCGGCGCGAGCCCGTTCGGCAAGGTCATCTGCACGTCGGTGAACGACGCGGTGCTGCACGGCCTGCCCTTCGACTACACGCTGAAGGACGGCGACCTGCTGAGCCTCGACTTCGCAGCGAGCGTGAACGGCTGGGTGTCGGACTCGGCGATCTCGCTCGTCGTCGGCACCCCGCGCGATGCCGACCTGCGGCTCATCGAGACCACCGAGCGCGCACTGGCGGCCGGCATCGCGGCCGCCACCGTCGGCAACCGTATCGGCGACATCTCGCGGGCGATCGCCGACGTGGCGCGCGCTCAGGGCTACTCGATCAACACCGACTTCGGCGGGCACGGCGTCGGGCGCACCATGCACGGCGACCCGCACGTGCCGAACAACGGCCGGCCCGGGCGCGGCATGCCGCTGAAGCCGGGTCTCGTGATCGCGATCGAGCCGTGGTTCCTCGAGACGACCGATCGCATCTTCACCGACCCCGACGGGTGGACGCTGCGCAGCGCCGACGGCTCGCGCGGCGCGCACTCCGAGCACACGGTCGCGATCACCGAGCAGGGGCCGGTCGTGCTCACTCAGCGATCGAGTTGA